The Pyrus communis chromosome 9, drPyrComm1.1, whole genome shotgun sequence genome has a segment encoding these proteins:
- the LOC137745196 gene encoding probable serine/threonine-protein kinase PBL7, producing the protein MGWMMIPCSGNSNSKAKTKKKRKNKIELQEKPLDQIKPTSGFSKTNSILSVKEDPKDGGSDHIAAQTFAFRELAAATRNFRSECLLGEGGFGRVYKGRLESTNQVVAIKQLDRDGLQGNREFLVEVLMLSLLHHPNLVNLTGYCADGDQRLLVYEYMPLGSLDDHLHDVSPGKRRLDWNTRMKIAAGAAKGLEYLHDKASPPVIYRDLKCSNILLGEGYHPKLSDFGLAKLGPVGDNTHVSTRVMGTYGYCAPEYAMTGQLTLKSDVYSFGVVLLEIITGRRAIDNTRGTGEQNLVAWARPLFKDRKKFSQMADPTLQGQYPPRGLYQALAVAAMCVQEQPNMRPVIADVVTALTYLASQKYDPETQPVQSSRLAPCTPPRTKRDTERKAQLW; encoded by the exons ATGGGTTGGATGATGATTCCCTGTTCTGGTAATTCCAACAGTAAAGCAAAAAccaagaagaaaaggaagaacaagaTTGAGTTGCAGGAAAAGCCACTTGATCAGATCAAACCCACTTCAG GTTTTTCAAAGACTAATTCCATCTTGAGTGTCAAGGAGGATCCGAAAGATGGGGGGTCTGATCACATTGCAGCACAGACTTTTGCATTCCGTGAATTGGCAGCCGCAACTAGAAATTTCAGGTCAGAATGTCTATTGGGTGAGGGTGGATTTGGTCGAGTATACAAAGGACGTTTGGAAAGTACCAATCAG GTAGTAGCTATCAAACAACTTGATCGTgatggattacaagggaacagGGAATTCCTTGTTGAAGTGTTGATGTTGAGTCTTCTTCACCATCCCAATCTTGTTAATCTTACTGGTTATTGTGCGGATGGAGATCAAAGGCTTCTCGTTTATGAATATATGCCCCTAGGGTCTTTGGACGATCATTTACATG ATGTGTCACCTGGTAAGAGACGACTTGATTGGAATACACGAATGAAAATAGCCGCTGGAGCAGCAAAGGGATTGGAGTATCTACATGACAAAGCAAGTCCTCCTGTTATATACAGAGATTTGAAATGCTCCAACATATTACTCGGTGAAGGATATCATCCAAAGTTGTCTGATTTTGGTTTAGCCAAACTTGGGCCTGTTGGGGATAACACCCATGTATCTACAAGGGTTATGGGAACGTATGGATATTGTGCTCCAGAGTATGCAATGACAGGGCAGTTGACTCTTAAATCAGACGTTTATAGCTTTGGCGTAGTTCTTTTGGAAATTATAACAGGCAGGAGAGCGATTGACAATACCAGAGGTACAGGAGAACAAAATTTGGTTGCATGG GCAAGACCCTTGTTTAAAGACCGAAAGAAATTTTCACAAATGGCAGACCCAACGCTCCAGGGTCAGTATCCCCCAAGGGGCTTGTACCAAGCTCTTGCAGTTGCGGCAATGTGTGTTCAGGAGCAGCCTAATATGCGGCCAGTTATAGCTGATGTTGTCACAGCTTTGACTTACCTTGCTTCACAGAAGTATGACCCTGAAACGCAGCCAGTCCAAAGCTCACGTCTTGCCCCTTGTACCCCACCTAGAACCAAGAGGGATACTGAAAGGAAAGCTCAATTGTGGTAA
- the LOC137745748 gene encoding uncharacterized protein, translating into MLLSLLSKRSLEADSRDSYGFALRPQHVQKYREYSNIYKEEEEERSNTWKYFLENIEKSSQSCSPEASKDELQAKATEQKAGTVSESGEEGNDTISKKSVSNSSSERHPEKELKLSEETEKSKVQTWILIRSSLSSIENMMSVRVRKGRNMKDEQIIGNKDHLPSIEEAASSGVASEDDCEDKICLDDAFNESKNALSAENSVSDGQSDSVKVVGTEEAVDAGTEETKVNGNPPEPFFPWKLELESLVHGGVPRDLRGEVWQAFVGVKARRVEKYYHNLLAQEANTSESMDNDNSSGIPRKWRRQIEKDIPRTFPGHPALNENGRNSLRRLLLAYARHNPSVGYCQAMNFFAGLLLLLMPEENAFWALVGIIDDYFDGYYTEEMIEAQVDQLVFEDLVRERFPKLVNHLDFLGVQVGWIIGPWFLSIFVNMIPWESVIRVWDVLLFEGNRVMLFRTALALMELYGPAIVTTKDAGDAITLLQSLVGSTFDSSQLVLTACMGFLAITESRLQELREKHRPSVLAIVGERSKKGQAWKDSKGLASKLYSFKHDPSIIEEKSPTEGSTDGDVSRSKSGSSNLDEFLSVSGLSVSEGDSLPDLHDQVDWLKVEVCRVLEEKRSAVLRAEELETALMEMVKLDNRRELTTRVEQLEQEVAELRQALADKTEQETAMLKVLMWLEQEQKVTEDARVSAEQEAAAQKSAVNVLQDKYEKAMSSLTEMEKKVKVAESMLEATLQYESGQAKALSPRAANTQGNSTKKMGILPFGLGWGDRNKGSSDLKSPNQQRD; encoded by the exons ATGTTATTGTCCTTGTTGAGTAAGCGCTCGTTGGAGGCTGATTCCAG GGACTCCTATGGATTTGCTTTGAGACCTCAACATGTACAAAAATATAGAGAGTACTCGAACATCTACAAg gaagaggaagaggaaagatCAAATACATGGAAGTACTTCCTTGAAAATATAGAGAAGTCTTCTCAATCGTGCTCTCCTGAGGCAAGTAAAGACGAATTGCAGGCTAAAGCTACTGAGCAGAAAGCAGGGACAGTGTCTGAGAGTGGTGAGGAAGGGAATGATACAATTAGTAAGAAATCTGTTTCTAATAGTTCATCAGAAAGACATCCAGAAAAGGAGCTTAAACTTTCAGAAGAAACAGAGAAATCTAAGGTCCAAACGTGGATTCTCATTAGATCATCTCTTAGTTCTATTGAAAATATGATGAGTGTTCGTGTCAGGAAGGGAAGAAATATGAAAGATGAGCAGATAATTGGGAATAAAGACCATCTTCCATCCATAGAAGAAGCAGCTTCTTCAGGAGTGGCTTCTGAGGATGACTGTGAGGATAAAATTTGTCTTGACGATGCTTTTAATGAAAGTAAGAACGCCTTAAGTGCAGAAAATTCTGTAAGTGATGGACAATCCGACAGTGTGAAAGTCGTTGGGACAGAAGAGGCTGTTGATGCTGGGACAGAGGAAACTAAGGTTAATGGGAACCCTCCAGAGCCTTTCTTTCCTTGGAAACTAGAACTCGAGTCTCTTGTTCATGGTGGAGTGCCAAGGGATCTCAGGGGAGAG GTATGGCAAGCTTTTGTAGGTGTGAAGGCTCGCCGGGTGGAGAAATATTACCATAACTTGCTGGCTCAAGAAGCAAATACTAGTGAAAGCATGGATAATGACAACTCATCTGGTATTCCCAGAAAATGGAGAAGGCAGATTGAGAAG GACATACCTCGTACATTTCCAGGACATCCTGCATTGAATGAGAATGGTCGTAATTCACTGAGGCGTTTGCTTTTAGCTTATGCTCGTCATAACCCCTCTGTTGGGTATTGCCAG GCAATGAATTTTTTTGCAGGGTTATTGTTGCTTCTGATGCCTGAGGAAAATGCCTTTTG GGCTTTGGTTGGTATAATTGACGACTACTTTGATGGCTACTATACCGAGGAAATGATAGAAGCTCAG GTGGACCAACTAGTATTTGAGGACTTGGTGCGAGAAAGATTTCCAAAATTGG TGAATCATCTGGATTTCTTAGGAGTCCAAGTGGGATGGATCATTGGACCTTGGTTCCTTTCCATATTTGTAAATATGATTCCATGGGAAAGTG TTATTCGAGTTTGGGATGTGCTTCTGTTTGAAGGAAATCGTGTTATGCTATTTCGAACAGCACTAGCACTGATGGAGTTATATG GGCCGGCGATAGTTACCACTAAGGATGCAGGAGATGCTATTACTTTGTTGCAGTCCCTTGTTGGCTCAACATTCGATAGCAGCCAGCTCGTTTTGACTGCTTGCATGGGTTTTTTGGCTATAACTGAAAGTAGATTGCAAGAGTTGAGAGAGAAGCATCGACCATCTGTGTTAGCAATTGTCGGGGAAAGATCTAAAAAGGGTCAGGCTTGGAAAGATTCCAAAGGGCTTGCATCTAAGCTGTATAGTTTTAAGCATGATCCCAGTATAATAGAAGAGAAAAGTCCTACTGAAGGAAGTACAGATGGAGATGTATCTCGCTCGAAATCTGGCTCTTCTAATCTGGATGAATTCCTTAGTGTTAGTGGCCTATCTGTATCAGAAGGAGATTCTTTACCGGATCTTCATGATCAG GTCGATTGGTTGAAGGTTGAGGTATGCAGGGTGCTGGAGGAGAAAAGATCTGCTGTACTCAG GGCTGAGGAGTTGGAGACAGCACTTATGGAGATGGTCAAGCTCGATAATCGACGAGAGTTAACCACAAGG GTTGAGCAGTTGGAGCAAGAGGTGGCTGAGCTACGGCAAGCCCTTGCGGATAAGACAGAGCAAGAGACTGCAATGCTtaag GTCTTGATGTGGTTGGAACAAGAGCAAAAGGTAACTGAAGATGCCCGAGTAAGTGCCGAGCAAGAAGCAGCTGCTCAGAAAAGTGCAGTTAATGTGCTTCAG GACAAATATGAGAAAGCCATGTCTTCACTTACTGAGATGGAAAAGAAAGTAAAAGTGGCGGAATCAATGTTGGAGGCTACATTGCAATATGAATCTGGTCAAGCCAAAGCGCTTTCTCCAAG GGCAGCTAACACACAGGGAAACTCCACAAAAAAGATGGGCATTCTACCATTTGGACTTGGTTGGGGTGACAGAAATAAG GGATCCAGTGATCTGAAATCACCGAATCAACAGAGAGACTGA
- the LOC137745562 gene encoding WRKY transcription factor 44-like: MDIKEAERVVIAKPVASRPTCSTFRSFTELLAGAIDASPSNVSSETAVSAIRPKTVRFKPLVNHAVDGLVSSQADISGGAHRHSLEKVSKPDSRSTVVYKPLAKVVSRATVSVLANMGNFNTCHQSTQSSVNADVLHPNQDKSFRSQSVNLRHNNPSCAETNQTTEPPKIVSQNMEEDQKIIPSTANTDRPSYDGYNWRKYGQKQVKGSEYPRSYYKCTHPNCPVKKKVERSLDGQIAEIVYKGEHNHSKPQPPKRSSSGTQGLGVASDGTGQDTNNRLCNSHLNERNEGSEGRLEDQNEVGLPVHFYQSKALLRYDPLASGGINAGGAAPDNSCGLSGECEEGSKGLEAEDCEPRSKRRKSENQSNEAGISGEGVQDPRVVVQSSVESDMTGDGFRWRKYGQKVVKGNPYPRSYYRCTSLKCNVRKHVERVSDDPKAFITTYEGKHNHDMPLRNANTGASEKDTTKEKP, translated from the exons ATGGATATTAAGGAAGCAGAGCGTGTAGTTATAGCTAAACCAGTTGCTTCAAGGCCTACATGTTCCACCTTTAGGTCCTTCACAGAGCTTCTTGCAGGAGCTATTGATGCCTCTCCCTCTAATGTATCTTCTGAAACTGCTGTTTCTGCCATCAGACCAAAGACCGTGAGGTTCAAGCCATTGGTGAATCATGCTGTTGATGGATTGGTTTCTTCCCAG GCGGATATCTCTGGTGGAGCACATAGACATTCATTGGAGAAGGTTTCGAAACCAGATAGCAGATCAACTGTGGTATATAAACCATTGGCGAAAGTTGTTTCAAGGGCAACCGTTTCTGTCTTGGCAAATATG GGAAACTTCAATACCTGCCACCAATCTACACAATCATCAGTTAATGCGGATGTTCTACATCCAAATCAAGATAAAAGCTTTAGATCCCAAAGTGTAAATCTGCGCCATAATAATCCATCATGTGCCGAGACAAATCAGACAACAGAGCCTCCGAAAATAGTCTCACAAAACATGGAAGAGGATCAAAAAATTATACCATCCACAGCCAATACTGATAGGCCTTCTTATGATGGGTATAATTGGAGAAAATATGGACAGAAGCAAGTCAAGGGAAGCGAGTACCCCCGAAGTTACTATAAATGCACGCATCCAAATTGTCCTGTGAAAAAGAAGGTAGAACGATCTCTGGATGGACAGATCGCTGAGATTGTCTACAAGGGTGAACACAACCATTCGAAGCCTCAACCTCCAAAGCGTAGCTCATCAGGGACGCAAGGGTTAGGCGTAGCCTCTGATGGAACTGGTCAAGATACCAACAACAGGTTATGTAATAGTCATCTTAATGAAAGAAATGAAGGTTCGGAAGGTAGATTAGAAGATCAGAATGAAGTTGGACTGCCGGTGCATTTTTACCAAAGCAAAGCTCTACTACGTTATGATCCCCTGGCAAGTGGAGGAATAAATGCTGGTGGTGCAGCTCCTGATAATTCTTGTGGTCTTAGTGGAGAATGCGAGGAAGGAAGCAAGGGGCTTGAAGCAGAGGATTGTGAGCCTAGAAGTAAAAGAAG AAAAAGTGAGAATCAATCCAATGAAGCAGGGATATCAGGGGAAGGTGTCCAAGATCCCCGTGTTGTGGTGCAAAGTTCAGTTGAATCTGATATGACGGGTGATGGCTTCCGCTGGAGGAAGTACGGGCAGAAGGTTGTTAAGGGGAATCCATATCCCAG AAGTTACTACAGATGTACCAGTCTCAAATGCAATGTGCGTAAGCATGTCGAAAGAGTCTCGGATGATCCCAAAGCTTTCATCACAACGTACGAGGGAAAGCACAACCACGACATGCCACTGAGGAACGCAAACACAGGAGCATCTGAAAAGGATACAACTAAAGAAAAGCCATGA